The genomic stretch TAAATGAAAGCTTCCGAGAAATATCGCTCGAAGGTCTTTAATCCAGGCAAGGCCGCATCCTGTAAATGTTTCGCATACCGCATACCATCGATCACTTCTCGATTACTCCGTTCCAGCTCCTGTGTTCTGGCAGCTACTTTCAGTTCCAGGTTTTCCAACGTCTCTTGTAGTTCCGTCTGCGTCCTACTTAGATCCGTTACATCCTGCATCACCCCATAGATCCTTACCGTAGTTCCCGACTTATCCTGCTCTATGTAGTTCCGGGCTTTTACAATACGCTCAACACCACCTTTTCCAATCAGCCGGAACTGAGCCTTTAGTTCCTTACCGTAATGCTCAACCTGGTTCATCTGTTCCACTACCCAAGGCCTATCATCTGGGTGAATGGCCATTTTGAAAAACTCAAAATCCGGTTTAAAGTCCGGCTCTACTCCAAGCATGTCACGAAGCGAATCCGACCAATACAGATCGTATGTTTCCATATTCAAGTTCCAGTTGGCCACTTGAGCCAAATGCTGAGCTTCGTTCAAAAGATGCCTGGCGTGTTCCAACCTATCTGCCGCCCTTTCTCTTTCCTCCACGTCCCGGGTTATGATAATGATCTCGGTCAATTCCCCAGTTTCTCCAACAACCGGACTTATTGAAGATTCGACCGATATCAGCGTACCATCTTTCCTAACCATCTTGTGGGGGAGAAGAAGGCTTTGTTTTGTTTCCAGAACCCTCACATGCTCCCCTCCGATATACTCCAACTGCTCCACCGGGATAAAGTCGTAGCCAAGACGACCAAGCATTTCATTAGGTCTATATCCGAGAAGTGGATTACAAGCTGCCGAGACATAAACATAGATACCTTCAGGCGACACTACGGTTACCATATCCCGCGACTGTTCCATAATTGTCCTATGCCGGTCGGCTGCAATACGGTGCACCTCCTCCTGTTCCCTGAGCTCGATCTCCGTAAGTCGATGACCCAGCAGTTTTGTTATGGTCAAAGCCAGTCTTGATAATCGGTCCTTGATGAGATAATCATCAATTCCAATCTCCGCTATCTCCGCAGCCTGCGCATCCGTAAGTACACCCGTTACTATGATGAATGGTACTTTTTGACCTCTTTCCGTCATTGACCGAAAGGCCATTAATCCGCTATATCCAGGTAAGGAATAATCGCTTAGAATAATATCCCAGTCATGCTTGAGAGCCTTTTCAAAAGCAGCCCTGTTGGAAACATGGGTCAGTTCATACGACCATTCACCGTTATTGAGTTCATTCCTGATAAGCTCAACATCAGTAACGCTATCTTCCAGAAGTAGTACTCGTAAAGGCTTGCTCATTCCCTGGATTTTCCCTGTTCCAGCAGCAAGTTAGCAACAATGCACAAAGATTCCAACCCGGGGGCGATCTGGAAAAAACCCTCAATTAACATGGTTGTCCCGCCAATAGCTGCTAAAGAGAGTCCGTTCAATCAACCCCATATCTCTCTTTCCCTGAT from Flavobacteriales bacterium encodes the following:
- a CDS encoding PAS domain-containing protein, whose protein sequence is MSKPLRVLLLEDSVTDVELIRNELNNGEWSYELTHVSNRAAFEKALKHDWDIILSDYSLPGYSGLMAFRSMTERGQKVPFIIVTGVLTDAQAAEIAEIGIDDYLIKDRLSRLALTITKLLGHRLTEIELREQEEVHRIAADRHRTIMEQSRDMVTVVSPEGIYVYVSAACNPLLGYRPNEMLGRLGYDFIPVEQLEYIGGEHVRVLETKQSLLLPHKMVRKDGTLISVESSISPVVGETGELTEIIIITRDVEERERAADRLEHARHLLNEAQHLAQVANWNLNMETYDLYWSDSLRDMLGVEPDFKPDFEFFKMAIHPDDRPWVVEQMNQVEHYGKELKAQFRLIGKGGVERIVKARNYIEQDKSGTTVRIYGVMQDVTDLSRTQTELQETLENLELKVAARTQELERSNREVIDGMRYAKHLQDAALPGLKTFERYFSEAFIYYRPLNIIGGDFYWCYRSRKQTMVACGDCTGHGVPGAFMSLIGTDLLRHVVIDQDWRFPSLILELMDVELENRLSKSSDETMGDGMDMAFCTVDNKEQKIQFSGAMSSIVLIGKEGSRVFKGNRYSLGAYISSADKSFETAEIPFQEGEMLYMFSDGFQDQLGGPRTKRYMFKNLLLLLERIHEMSVSEQRQEIHSEFEKWRGQNDQVDDVLVMGLRL